ATTTATGGCATCGTACGCGTGCAAAAACGCAAAGCCATTCGTCGCATGCGCATGAGTGAAGCGTCGGTTTAACTAAAAGAAAAAGAAATAAACAATGTATAACAATAAATTACTTGCGGCCATATTTATTGGGTTATTTGCCCTGTACATAGTTACCAAAGCAGTAAAGGCCAACCAAGGCAGCCGCACCTTTCGCAGCCAAATAGTAGCCATAGACACTGCCCTGGTACAAAAAATCGTGCTCAACCCTCAAATAGAGCAACACCAGGAAATAAGGTTTAGTCGTACCGCGCAAGGGTGGGTGCTGCAACGAGGACAGCTGCAGGCACTTGCCCAAAATGGTAAAATTGCTGCCTTGCTCAATGGTCTGCGCGATGTAAAACCCCAACGCCTGGTGGCAAAAAGCCAGCGTAAATGGGCGACCTATCAGCTGACCGATTCGCTGGCCACCCGCGTGACCTTATTGGGCACCAACGGACGCCAGCTTACCAGCTTGTTGGTAGGCAAGGCAGAAAAGGGAGGAACGGTGTATGTACGTTTGCCTACCGAAAACGAGGTGTACGCCATTGACAACTATACCGTGGCAAGCCTCAACAAGCCTTTGAACCACTGGCGCAATCAAGACTTGCTCAACTTTGTGAGTACTCAAGTAGACAAGGTAGAGTTTAATTACCCCGCTGATAGTAGTTTTACCCTCAAAAAAGACAAAGAAGGGTGGACAATGGACGGTGCCAAGGCAGATTCTAGTTTGGTATTGGCTTACCTCAATACAATAGCCAGCAAACGTAGCGATGCTTTCGCCAATGACTTTCAGCCCAACTCAGCCCCTCAATATATGTTGACCCTTTCGGGGAAAAAACTCACAAAAAATGGCAAGCCAACGCCAGTCATTGTGCAGGCGTTTGACAAAGGCAATGAGGCATACCTTCGGTCGAGTGTTAACCCATCGGCAGTGTTTCGCAGCAAAAAAACAGGCATGTTTGCCGATATTTTCAAGCCCAAATCCGATTTTATAAAAAACGCGACCGACAAAACCGATTCGTTGGTCAAGGCAGACTAAACGGCTGAGGTTTTTATTGGGGAGAGGTCTCACCACTCCCCAATATTTATGAGCAAATGTTTTTTGTGAAATGTACTCCTAAACCAAAAAATGCTGGGGCATTGGTGTGAATAAAACCAGTAAATAAGGTATCTGGAAACTATAATTGCTTACGTGCCCGCATCAACAATGTGCCCAGGTGGTTGTGCCCTTTGCCAGCCCTGCCAATGCCCCAGTATTCGTCATAAGGTGAATTTTCTATCAGCAATACATCGCCTGTATCGCGCAGGATTTGGGCAATGCTAGGGTGGGTATTACACTTGACTTGAACGGCTTGCCACATAATGTCAGATTTTATTTGATCCCAATTGCTTTTCAAGGGCAATTCCCGGGTTTTGCCTAGTTCGGCGGCTTCTTTGGGGGTAGAGGCAAGCCTTATTTTTTCGCAGTAGGCGGGGGCATCAAACTTTTGGGCTTGATAATAGTGCTCTATTGTAGGATAAAACAATCCATTGATTTCGATGCCAAAATCGGCAAAATTAGACAACTCGCCGTAAGCCTCCTCTTTAGCGTAAAAGTAAATCGCCTGACTAAAGTCAAAAGTGCTCTCACAATCTTCTACAACTTGGTCTTTCAGCACCGATACTTGCCAATGATTAAGCAAATAGTGTGTACGTAGCACTTGACGAGGCAGTATCTTTTCTTCAAATACTGCTTTATTCATTAGTTCAATGCTCAAATAGTCATCTTCGGGTTGGTTGCCCAAATCAATTCTAAACTCTTCGAGCGGAGGCAGTTCAAACTCAAAAGGAGCCAGGTAACCTTGATCATAATGAACCAATACCTGCAAAAACAACGGTGCCTGGTTGATAAATGTAGTGTGGGGTAAGATCATTTTTTTCTTTGAGTGGGGTTTTAGCTTTTAGCTTTTTTTTCTTTGTGGTAGTGGGAGGGAGCCTTCATCATTCTAGAACAGTTCCCCCCTCCCTCATTCTCTACCGCTTGATATACCCTGCGGCATTTTTGTGCCCACCTCCCCCAAACTCTTTGGCTACTAGCGACACATCAAAGCTGCCCACTGAGCGCAGGCTGTAACGGGTTTTATCGCTTGTTTCGAAATGTACCACCGAAAATGGACTATCGGAATAAATCTCGCATAAACGGTTGCCAATCTCACTTTGCAACACGCCACTGTTTACCGAAGGCACCGTATAATCGAGAATTTGTACCATGCGGGCATTTTTACAAAGCTTGTCTACAGTCAGGGTTTGGTAACGTAAAATAGCTTCCCCCTCGGTAATCAGCGTATTGAGGTCAAACCTGTCCCAAAGCTTAAAATCCATCGAGTAAGAAGTAAGCGAAGCAATCACTTTTTTGGTATCTTTTAGGTCAAACCTCCACAAGTCCTTGTCTTGAATGTGCAAAATAAGGGGAGGAATTTCTTCGTTCGGGTGAAAATGCTCCCAGGCAAGTACTGCCCCGCTTTTTTCCATATCAAAAGTAATAGACAGGTTAGGCGCGTCGCCTTCAGTAATTCCCCCCAGCTCTTCTTTAGCCGTTTTGTGGTGATCAAGCACGGTTACCTCGTGCATGAGGCTTGCCAGTTCTAAAAGTTCGGCTTTTGGATAGCTAAAATCTACGATGAACACCTCCGAACGATGTTTTAACTTAGGCATGGGGTTGTCATACTTTACAGGCAAGTAAATGGCTTTGTCTCCGTATATCTTCCAGGCAGCATAAGCAGCGCCAAAACCATCGGTACAATGGGCGTGGTAAAGTACATAAGTTCTCATTATTTCAAATCGTTTTTTAAGGTGTATTATAGACTAAAGGGGCAAATAATTGCCAACAATAGTGATATTATTGAATGAGGTAGTCACCCTTAGAAGCCTCAACAAGGTTCTAGGTACACCCTGTTCGATAGGCAACTAACAAATTCATAGTATGCTTGTTTTCAGTGGGTTATGATTTTTTGTTAGAGCCTCAACAGGGTTCTGGGTGCCCCGCAAGCGGGATGTTGGCATAGCCTCCACTTCATTCAGTGATGAATTTGTTAGTTCAAAGATGATTACCGTGTTGAGCGTCATTTTACAAAAATATTTGCAATGAATGTAGCGAAACAATACAACAACCGCGTGTCAACTTTTGATAATACATACTGTAAGCTCTAAAAAATCAATCAAAGCGAAAAAATAAACATAAGAAAAAAACAAAAGCTTTCAAAACAATGTTTTTTGACGAAAATTAGACAAAAAGCATTTTTTTCCAAAATGATCTATACCTGATTGATTATTTTTGCTGCATAATTGAGAATAAACGAACGACTTGTATAGATTAGCACTGAAATAGCTTCAGGCTACAATTATTAATCTTATTATCAACTTTTTAGAATAAATTATGAAAAAACTTACCTACTGGTGTACATCAGTGATCATGTTTTTTATGGTGTTGGGGGGTGCTCAGGCTCAAAATAACCTTAATACCTTTTTGCCTATGGTTGACTGGCAGGGCAATCCTTACCGATCGGCTTCGGGAGCGCCTGGGGCAGAATATTGGCAAAATAAAGCAGATTATATACTTACCGCAAACCTCAACGATAAAACCCACGAGCTTAAGGGGCATGTAACCATTACTTATACTAACAACAGCCCTGATGCACTCGATTTTTTGTGGTTGCAACTAGGGCAAAACCGTTTTAAGAAAGACGCTCGCGGGGCGGTAAATGTAGCCTTAAGTGGTGGAAGATACACCGGAGATTTTGATGGAGGTTATAAACTAAGCAACATAAAAGTAAAAACAAGTGGCAAAAGCTATGCAGCCAAATATGTAGTAAGCGATACCCGCATGCAAATAAGGTTAAACGAAAGCCTAAAGCCTAAAGGGGGTAAAATAACGATAGATATTGATTTTCAATTTAAGGTGCCTGAATATGGCATGGACAGAACAGGTAGGCTAAAAACTAAAAACGGGATCATCTATAGTATGGCGCAATGGTACCCACGCATGTGTGTATATGACGACATCAGGGGTTGGAATACGGCTCCTTATTTGGGCGCAGGTGAGTTTTATTGCGAATACGGCGATTATGATGTAAAACTTACGGTGCCTTACAACCACATTGTGGTGGCATCGGGCGAACTGCAAAACCCTAAAGATGTATTGACCAAAGAGCAAATCAAGCGTTTTGACAAAGCTGCCAAGAGCGACAAAACAGTGGCTATTATCAGCAATAAAGAAATCAATCAGCCCAAAACTACCCGTCCCAAGCAGAGCGGTACTATTACCTGGCAATTTAAAATGAAAAATAGCCGTGATGTAGCCTGGGGTTCATCTACTAGTTTTATCTGGGATGCTGCCCGCATCAACCTGCCTGGTGGACGCAAAGCTATGGCACAGTCGGTGTATCCTATAGAGAGCGATGGCAACAGTGCCTGGGCACGTTCTACCGAATATACCAAAAAAAGCATAGAGCATTATTCTAAAATGTGGTTTGAGTACCCTTACCCAGTGGCCGTAAATGTAGCCAGCAATGTGGGAGGGATGGAATACCCCGGTTTGTCGTTTTGTGGTTGGAAAGCTACCAGAGGAAGCCTGTGGGGAGTAACCGATCACGAGTTTGGGCACAACTGGTTTCCTATGATTGTAGGCAGCAACGAGCGTTTGTATCCCTGGATGGATGAAGGCTTCAATACCTTCATCAACCACTACAGCACACTTGCCTTTAACAAAGGAGAGTACAAAAGTTCTGCTTTGTTGGGTAGTTCTTTGTTGGGAGGTGCTTTGCGTTCGCCCAATGCCGAAAGTATCCATACTTACCCCGATATCGTAAAAAGCTCTGGTAGTTTAGGCATGACCGCTTATTATAAACCTGCGATGGGGCTGTATATGTTGCGTGAGGCAATATTAGGTCCAGAGCGTTTTGACTACGCTTTCCGCACCTACATCAAACGTTGGGCATACAAGCACCCTACGCCCATTGACTTTTTCAACACTATAGAAAATGCGGCGGGTGAAGAGCTGGATTGGTTCTGGAAAAAATGGTTTTATACCAATGAAACCATCGACCAAGGCATCAAATCTGTAACTTACCGTAAAAACGACCCTAAGCAAGGAGTCATCATTACCATCGAAAACAAAGGTGGAGTGGTAATGCCTGCAATTTTGGAAATAGAAGAAGAAAATGGGACTAAAAAAATTGTGAACCTTTCGGTAGAAATCTGGTTCAAAGGCAATACGTTCCGCTACTTGCATCATAGCACTGGCAAGATCAAGCGCATACAGCTCGACCCCCAACGAGTGATCTACGACGTGAACACCTCCAATGATATTTGGACAGGCAAGTAGATAGATTTTAATAAAAAAACCGCTCTATACTTAGAGCGGTTTTTTTATTAAAAATTATTCAAACCTAAAATTAAGCCCCACACCTATGCTCCATATATTGATTTGCTGGTAATAGCGGGCGTAAAAAGCGTTGAGCCCCGCATATATTTTAGCGTGTTGGGCATTGAGCAAACGAAATTTAAGCTCGCCGTTTAATTCTACCCTGGGGGCTATGCGTTCGCCAAAATGATAAGCATAGCGTCCTTCTACCCCCAACTTTACTGCCTGGTCGAACATATAAAAATCAAGCCCCAGGTTATGGTCTTGATACAAATTACGCGAGAGTTCTTCGTACACCGCGCCTATGCCTATACGCAGGGCAAATACATCGGTAAGTACCGGGTTAAACACCAACATTTGCCAGTCGTGGGTGGCATAAATATCAGTTTCGCCCAATATTTCCTGCACCAAGATACTGTAGCGATAATCGGTAGAAAAAAGCCCCAAATTTACCCTAATACGAGGACGATACACACCATAAGTGACAGGCAAAGCACTGGCGTCTAACATCAGCTCTGCCCCCAACGGAATAGGCGCCCCCCGGTGATTGCGTATCCATTGACTGTTCCATTCAATAAATTGGGTCAAAAAGAAAAGGTCGCTGGCGTTACAGCCTTGCCCACAACCCGACAATCCACTGCAACCATTAGAACAGCCGTCACCCAACGAACCTGCTGC
The nucleotide sequence above comes from Microscilla marina ATCC 23134. Encoded proteins:
- a CDS encoding DUF4340 domain-containing protein, whose translation is MYNNKLLAAIFIGLFALYIVTKAVKANQGSRTFRSQIVAIDTALVQKIVLNPQIEQHQEIRFSRTAQGWVLQRGQLQALAQNGKIAALLNGLRDVKPQRLVAKSQRKWATYQLTDSLATRVTLLGTNGRQLTSLLVGKAEKGGTVYVRLPTENEVYAIDNYTVASLNKPLNHWRNQDLLNFVSTQVDKVEFNYPADSSFTLKKDKEGWTMDGAKADSSLVLAYLNTIASKRSDAFANDFQPNSAPQYMLTLSGKKLTKNGKPTPVIVQAFDKGNEAYLRSSVNPSAVFRSKKTGMFADIFKPKSDFIKNATDKTDSLVKAD
- a CDS encoding NADAR family protein translates to MILPHTTFINQAPLFLQVLVHYDQGYLAPFEFELPPLEEFRIDLGNQPEDDYLSIELMNKAVFEEKILPRQVLRTHYLLNHWQVSVLKDQVVEDCESTFDFSQAIYFYAKEEAYGELSNFADFGIEINGLFYPTIEHYYQAQKFDAPAYCEKIRLASTPKEAAELGKTRELPLKSNWDQIKSDIMWQAVQVKCNTHPSIAQILRDTGDVLLIENSPYDEYWGIGRAGKGHNHLGTLLMRARKQL
- a CDS encoding DHHA1 domain-containing protein codes for the protein MRTYVLYHAHCTDGFGAAYAAWKIYGDKAIYLPVKYDNPMPKLKHRSEVFIVDFSYPKAELLELASLMHEVTVLDHHKTAKEELGGITEGDAPNLSITFDMEKSGAVLAWEHFHPNEEIPPLILHIQDKDLWRFDLKDTKKVIASLTSYSMDFKLWDRFDLNTLITEGEAILRYQTLTVDKLCKNARMVQILDYTVPSVNSGVLQSEIGNRLCEIYSDSPFSVVHFETSDKTRYSLRSVGSFDVSLVAKEFGGGGHKNAAGYIKR
- a CDS encoding M1 family metallopeptidase yields the protein MKKLTYWCTSVIMFFMVLGGAQAQNNLNTFLPMVDWQGNPYRSASGAPGAEYWQNKADYILTANLNDKTHELKGHVTITYTNNSPDALDFLWLQLGQNRFKKDARGAVNVALSGGRYTGDFDGGYKLSNIKVKTSGKSYAAKYVVSDTRMQIRLNESLKPKGGKITIDIDFQFKVPEYGMDRTGRLKTKNGIIYSMAQWYPRMCVYDDIRGWNTAPYLGAGEFYCEYGDYDVKLTVPYNHIVVASGELQNPKDVLTKEQIKRFDKAAKSDKTVAIISNKEINQPKTTRPKQSGTITWQFKMKNSRDVAWGSSTSFIWDAARINLPGGRKAMAQSVYPIESDGNSAWARSTEYTKKSIEHYSKMWFEYPYPVAVNVASNVGGMEYPGLSFCGWKATRGSLWGVTDHEFGHNWFPMIVGSNERLYPWMDEGFNTFINHYSTLAFNKGEYKSSALLGSSLLGGALRSPNAESIHTYPDIVKSSGSLGMTAYYKPAMGLYMLREAILGPERFDYAFRTYIKRWAYKHPTPIDFFNTIENAAGEELDWFWKKWFYTNETIDQGIKSVTYRKNDPKQGVIITIENKGGVVMPAILEIEEENGTKKIVNLSVEIWFKGNTFRYLHHSTGKIKRIQLDPQRVIYDVNTSNDIWTGK